From one Agathobaculum sp. NTUH-O15-33 genomic stretch:
- a CDS encoding cobalt-precorrin 5A hydrolase: MTHLKIVSFTDRGAALGKRLAALLPDVLTERYDRAGDPSLRQTFLSRFAQQAMVDSGGIVFIGAAGIAVRAVAPYLAGKSLDPAVLVVDEGGRFVIPLLSGHLGGANALAERIAALLGAVPVVTTATDGRGAFAVDTWAKEKGLAVYDPENIKWISAALLRGETVGLASAFPVEGRLPRGVSLSGPAQCGFAIGFDLAAKPFLHTLHLVPRIVHLGVGCRRGVDRARIEAVCAEALRAAGAPLLAVAGVYSVDRKRDEAGLLHFCDAQGLPFTVYTAAQLSAVSGTFSASAFVKETVGADNVCERAAVKGAGGGALICRKTARDGVTAAVAVSDWRVSF; the protein is encoded by the coding sequence ATGACGCATCTTAAGATTGTTTCGTTTACCGACCGGGGCGCCGCGCTGGGCAAGCGCCTTGCCGCGCTGCTGCCGGATGTGCTGACCGAGCGGTACGACCGCGCGGGCGACCCCTCTTTGCGGCAAACGTTTTTATCGCGCTTTGCGCAGCAGGCCATGGTCGATTCGGGCGGCATCGTTTTTATCGGCGCGGCGGGCATCGCGGTGCGCGCGGTCGCGCCCTATCTCGCGGGCAAGTCGCTCGACCCGGCGGTGCTCGTCGTCGACGAGGGCGGGCGGTTCGTCATCCCGCTGCTGTCCGGCCACCTTGGCGGGGCGAACGCGCTGGCGGAGCGCATCGCGGCCCTTCTGGGCGCGGTGCCCGTCGTCACCACCGCGACGGACGGGCGCGGCGCGTTCGCGGTCGATACATGGGCCAAGGAAAAGGGCCTTGCGGTCTATGACCCGGAAAATATCAAATGGATTTCAGCGGCGCTTTTGCGGGGCGAAACGGTCGGCCTTGCCTCGGCCTTCCCGGTGGAGGGGCGGCTGCCGCGCGGCGTCAGCCTTTCCGGCCCGGCGCAGTGCGGGTTTGCGATCGGGTTCGACCTTGCCGCAAAGCCGTTTTTGCACACGCTGCATCTGGTGCCGCGCATCGTCCATCTGGGCGTCGGCTGCCGTCGCGGCGTGGACCGGGCAAGGATAGAAGCGGTCTGCGCCGAAGCGCTGCGCGCGGCGGGCGCGCCGCTTTTGGCCGTCGCGGGCGTGTACTCGGTCGACCGTAAGCGCGACGAAGCGGGTTTGCTTCACTTTTGTGACGCGCAGGGGCTGCCGTTCACCGTCTATACGGCGGCGCAGCTCTCGGCGGTAAGCGGTACGTTTTCCGCGTCGGCGTTTGTGAAGGAAACCGTGGGCGCCGACAATGTGTGCGAACGCGCGGCGGTTAAGGGCGCGGGCGGCGGGGCGCTCATCTGCCGCAAAACGGCGCGGGACGGGGTCACCGCCGCCGTCGCCGTTTCGGATTGGAGGGTATCGTTTTGA
- the cobJ gene encoding precorrin-3B C(17)-methyltransferase — protein sequence MIYVIGLGPGGAAQMTARAKNALARCDTVAGYGLYLDLIEELTAGKTRIATGMTRETDRCRQALDAARAGHTVAVVSSGDAGVYGMAGLVLELAGERPDVAIEVIPGVTAALSGGAVLGAPMTNDFACISLSDLMTPWAVIEKRLRAAAEGDFCIALYNPMSKKRRDQLPRACDILLAARAPETVCGLTRNIGREGETYDLLTLRELRDAAVDMLTTVFVGNSQTRVIAGRMVTPRGYRIE from the coding sequence ATGATCTATGTAATCGGCCTAGGCCCGGGCGGCGCGGCGCAAATGACGGCGCGCGCGAAAAACGCCCTTGCCCGGTGCGACACCGTGGCGGGCTACGGCCTGTATCTGGACTTGATCGAAGAGCTGACGGCGGGAAAAACGCGCATCGCCACCGGCATGACGCGCGAGACCGACCGCTGCCGGCAGGCGCTGGACGCGGCGCGGGCGGGGCATACGGTGGCCGTTGTTTCCTCGGGCGACGCGGGCGTTTACGGCATGGCCGGGCTGGTTTTGGAGCTGGCGGGCGAGCGGCCGGACGTTGCGATCGAAGTCATCCCCGGCGTAACGGCGGCGCTTTCGGGCGGGGCCGTGCTCGGCGCGCCCATGACGAACGATTTCGCGTGCATCAGCCTGTCCGACCTGATGACGCCGTGGGCGGTTATCGAAAAGCGCCTGCGCGCCGCGGCGGAGGGCGATTTCTGCATCGCCCTGTACAACCCGATGAGCAAGAAACGGCGGGATCAGCTGCCCCGCGCCTGCGATATCCTGCTTGCCGCGCGCGCGCCGGAAACCGTGTGCGGGCTGACGCGAAACATCGGCCGCGAAGGAGAAACATATGATTTGTTAACGCTCCGCGAACTGCGGGACGCGGCGGTCGATATGCTGACCACCGTGTTCGTCGGCAATTCGCAGACCCGCGTGATCGCGGGCCGCATGGTGACGCCCCGGGGGTACCGGATCGAATGA
- the cobA gene encoding uroporphyrinogen-III C-methyltransferase: protein MTGLVTLVGAGPGDKGLLTLAGAEALRAAEAVVFDRLVDPSILALIPAGAETVDVGKRQGSHPVPQDEINRVLVRLAESGKNTVRLKGGDCYLFGRGGEECEYLREHGVPFRVIPGVTSALAAPAFAGIPVTHRDFASSVHLITAHARAGKPLEIDFEALVRLRGTLVFFMGLAALSDVMRGLIAAGIDPETPAAVIENGARARQRKVVATASSLTEAVRAAAVQSPALIVVGPVCGLSDALDWFSALPLFGKTVAVTRPRDRAGTLSDRLRALGAEVVECPVIETREIEDGAALSSALRETWNWVVLTSPAGVPAMVRALTRQGRDLRALYGCRFAVIGKGTEAALAKLGVRADLCPARYDGAHLARALVAAAKPGDRVLLLRAKEGSPALPEALRAAGLPFADVPVYETVYREEGAEALRAMIAAGRLYAATFTSASTVTGFVRVCGGAPLSGFTAVCIGEQTANAARAHGMRVQTAKNATIDDLIACLMEGNKHV from the coding sequence ATGACAGGGCTTGTCACACTCGTCGGCGCGGGGCCGGGCGATAAGGGCTTGCTGACGCTGGCGGGCGCGGAAGCGCTCCGCGCGGCGGAAGCGGTCGTATTCGACCGGCTGGTCGATCCTTCGATCCTCGCGCTCATCCCGGCGGGGGCCGAAACGGTCGACGTGGGCAAGCGGCAGGGCAGCCACCCCGTGCCGCAGGATGAGATCAACAGGGTTCTCGTCCGGCTCGCTGAAAGCGGCAAAAACACCGTGCGCCTTAAGGGAGGGGATTGCTATCTCTTTGGCCGCGGGGGCGAGGAATGCGAGTATTTGCGGGAACACGGCGTGCCGTTTCGCGTCATTCCGGGCGTTACCTCGGCGCTGGCCGCGCCCGCGTTCGCGGGTATCCCGGTCACGCACCGCGATTTTGCTTCCTCGGTGCATCTCATAACGGCGCACGCGCGGGCGGGCAAGCCGCTCGAAATCGATTTTGAGGCGCTCGTGCGCCTGCGCGGCACGCTGGTGTTTTTCATGGGTCTTGCGGCGCTTAGCGATGTGATGCGGGGCCTGATTGCCGCCGGTATAGACCCCGAAACGCCCGCCGCCGTCATTGAAAACGGCGCGCGCGCCCGCCAGCGCAAGGTTGTGGCGACGGCTTCGTCGCTCACGGAAGCGGTGCGCGCGGCGGCGGTGCAAAGCCCGGCGCTCATCGTCGTCGGCCCGGTTTGCGGCCTGTCGGACGCGCTCGATTGGTTTTCGGCGCTGCCACTTTTCGGCAAGACCGTGGCGGTGACAAGGCCGCGCGACCGGGCGGGCACGCTGTCGGACCGCCTGCGCGCGCTCGGCGCGGAGGTGGTCGAGTGCCCGGTGATCGAAACGCGCGAGATAGAGGACGGCGCGGCCCTTTCCTCAGCCCTGCGGGAAACTTGGAATTGGGTCGTGCTGACCAGCCCGGCGGGCGTGCCCGCGATGGTGCGCGCGCTCACGCGGCAGGGGCGCGATCTGCGCGCGCTTTACGGCTGCCGCTTCGCCGTGATCGGCAAGGGAACGGAAGCGGCGCTTGCAAAGCTCGGCGTTCGGGCCGACCTGTGCCCCGCGCGGTACGACGGCGCGCACCTTGCGCGCGCGCTTGTGGCGGCGGCCAAACCGGGCGACCGCGTGCTGCTGCTGCGCGCGAAGGAAGGTTCGCCCGCGCTGCCCGAGGCGCTCCGCGCGGCGGGCCTGCCGTTTGCCGATGTGCCGGTTTACGAGACCGTGTACCGGGAAGAGGGCGCGGAGGCGCTGCGCGCCATGATCGCCGCCGGAAGGCTCTATGCCGCGACCTTTACCAGCGCGTCCACGGTCACGGGCTTTGTCCGCGTGTGCGGCGGCGCGCCGCTTTCCGGCTTTACCGCCGTGTGCATCGGCGAACAGACAGCTAATGCCGCCCGCGCGCACGGTATGCGCGTGCAAACAGCGAAAAACGCGACGATCGACGACCTGATCGCCTGCTTGATGGAGGGAAACAAACATGTTTAA
- a CDS encoding glutamyl-tRNA reductase has protein sequence MNLLMVGVDFTRADIALREPLSFVRGQVLALLPRIAEKPGVSGCALLATCNRTELYVHLVDGAEADALSLLCAAAGVPPESYRAAAQVLRGSAVARHLAEVAAGVQSQIYGDDQIVSQVRDAAALARQAGAMDAVMDTLFRRAVTAGKRVRTETRLRGVPPSAAQRAIERAEVFFGGLAGKRAVVIGNGEMGRLSAALLRDAGCAVTITLRTYRHGETVVPAGCATHPYDDRAALLDGADLAVSATTSPHLTIAAEQVRAMKHPPRLLIDLAMPRDIDGAAAGGGWRFGTSTIWAARRMKTRRTAPEPWRSSGRSSRRLPNGTPTAGRSP, from the coding sequence TTGAATCTTTTGATGGTGGGCGTGGATTTTACGCGCGCGGATATCGCGCTGCGCGAGCCGCTCTCCTTTGTGCGCGGGCAGGTGCTGGCGCTGCTGCCGCGCATTGCGGAAAAGCCCGGCGTTTCGGGCTGCGCGCTGCTGGCCACCTGCAACCGCACCGAGCTGTACGTGCATCTTGTGGACGGGGCCGAGGCGGACGCGCTTTCCTTGCTTTGCGCCGCCGCGGGCGTGCCGCCGGAAAGCTACCGCGCCGCGGCGCAGGTGCTGCGCGGCAGCGCCGTCGCGCGCCATCTGGCCGAGGTCGCCGCGGGCGTGCAGAGCCAAATCTATGGGGACGACCAGATCGTTTCGCAGGTGCGGGACGCGGCCGCGCTCGCGCGGCAGGCGGGCGCGATGGACGCGGTGATGGACACCCTGTTCCGCCGCGCCGTGACCGCGGGCAAGCGCGTGCGCACCGAAACGCGGCTGCGCGGCGTGCCGCCCTCGGCGGCCCAGCGCGCGATCGAGCGCGCGGAAGTGTTTTTCGGCGGCCTTGCGGGCAAGCGGGCCGTGGTGATCGGCAACGGCGAAATGGGCCGCCTGTCCGCCGCGCTGCTACGGGACGCGGGCTGCGCGGTCACGATCACGCTGCGCACCTACCGGCACGGCGAAACCGTGGTGCCCGCAGGCTGCGCCACCCACCCGTACGACGACCGCGCCGCCCTGCTGGACGGGGCCGACCTCGCCGTTTCGGCGACGACCAGCCCGCACCTGACCATTGCGGCGGAGCAGGTGCGCGCCATGAAACACCCGCCGCGTTTGCTGATCGACCTTGCCATGCCGCGCGATATCGACGGGGCGGCGGCAGGCGGGGGGTGGCGGTTTGGAACCTCGACGATCTGGGCCGCGCGGCGGATGAAAACGCGGCGGACCGCGCCCGAGCCATGGAGATCGTCGGGGAGGAGCTCGCGGCGTTTGCCGAATGGCACGCCTACCGCCGGTCGCTCCCCGTGA
- the hemC gene encoding hydroxymethylbilane synthase has product MKTIKIGSRDSRLAVCQAQEVLNRLGGGTLTTMKTLGDKILDRTLDKVGGKGLFVKELDQALLDGRIDLAVHSLKDVPMELPEGLTLMAFPPRADARDALVLPESGVWDQTKPIGCSAARRQAQLGALFPEIEVRPVRGNVQTRLAKLEAGQYGALVLAAAGLTRLGLSHRISRVFTPEEMLPAAGQGILAVEGRAGEWAEETRLLDDASARACAMAERAFVRTLDGGCFSPIAAYAETGEGLLHLRGLYVTGEGRAVRGALTGACDSAETLGRTLALQLKWEAEGRI; this is encoded by the coding sequence ATGAAAACGATTAAAATCGGCAGCCGGGACAGCCGCCTTGCGGTGTGTCAGGCGCAGGAGGTGCTGAACCGCCTTGGCGGCGGCACGCTCACCACCATGAAAACGCTGGGCGATAAGATTCTGGACCGCACGCTCGACAAGGTGGGCGGCAAGGGCCTGTTCGTCAAGGAGCTGGATCAGGCGCTGCTCGACGGGCGCATCGACCTTGCCGTGCACAGCCTGAAGGACGTGCCGATGGAGCTGCCCGAGGGCCTTACGCTTATGGCCTTTCCGCCGCGCGCGGACGCGCGGGACGCGCTCGTTTTGCCGGAAAGCGGCGTTTGGGATCAAACGAAGCCCATCGGCTGCTCGGCGGCCCGGCGGCAGGCGCAGCTTGGCGCGCTGTTCCCCGAAATAGAGGTGCGGCCCGTGCGCGGCAACGTGCAAACAAGGCTTGCAAAGCTGGAAGCGGGGCAGTACGGCGCGCTGGTGCTCGCGGCGGCGGGGCTTACGCGCCTTGGCCTTTCGCACCGCATCAGCCGCGTGTTCACGCCGGAGGAGATGCTGCCCGCCGCCGGGCAGGGCATTCTGGCGGTGGAGGGCCGCGCGGGCGAGTGGGCGGAGGAGACGCGCCTTTTGGACGATGCGTCCGCGCGCGCCTGCGCCATGGCCGAGCGCGCCTTTGTCCGCACGCTGGACGGCGGCTGCTTTTCGCCCATCGCGGCCTATGCCGAAACCGGGGAAGGGCTGCTGCACCTGCGCGGCCTGTATGTAACGGGCGAGGGGCGCGCCGTGCGCGGCGCGCTGACCGGCGCGTGTGACAGCGCCGAAACGCTGGGCAGAACGCTTGCCCTACAACTCAAATGGGAAGCGGAGGGGCGCATATGA
- the cobM gene encoding precorrin-4 C(11)-methyltransferase — MIYFVGAGSGAPDLITVRGAKLLSQADVIVYAGSLVNPALLGYQKEGCKVYDSAKMTLEQVIEVMTPAAKAGQTVVRLHTGDPSVYGAHREQMDELDRLGLAYEICPGVSSFCGAAAALKAEYTLPGVSQTVILTRMEGRTPVPARESIEELAAHGATMVIFLSAGQVDALSRRLIAGGYAPETPAAIVYKATWPDEKVIRTTVAGLPEAARAEGVTKTALITVGGFLGDHYDRSKLYDPAFTTGYRKAEA, encoded by the coding sequence ATGATCTACTTTGTCGGCGCGGGCTCGGGCGCGCCCGATCTCATCACCGTGCGCGGCGCAAAGCTGCTGTCGCAGGCGGATGTGATCGTTTACGCGGGCTCGCTTGTCAACCCCGCGCTGCTGGGCTATCAAAAAGAGGGCTGCAAAGTCTATGACAGCGCCAAAATGACGCTCGAGCAGGTGATCGAAGTCATGACGCCCGCCGCGAAAGCGGGGCAGACCGTCGTGCGCCTGCACACGGGCGACCCGTCGGTATACGGCGCGCACCGCGAGCAGATGGACGAGCTGGACCGGCTGGGGCTTGCATACGAAATTTGCCCCGGCGTTTCCTCCTTCTGCGGCGCGGCGGCGGCGCTGAAAGCCGAATACACGCTGCCCGGCGTGAGCCAGACCGTGATCCTGACGCGCATGGAGGGCCGCACGCCCGTGCCCGCGCGGGAATCGATCGAGGAATTGGCCGCGCACGGGGCCACCATGGTGATTTTCCTGTCCGCCGGGCAGGTGGACGCGCTGTCCCGGCGGCTGATCGCGGGCGGCTACGCGCCCGAAACCCCGGCGGCCATTGTCTACAAGGCCACGTGGCCGGATGAAAAGGTCATCCGCACGACCGTCGCGGGCCTGCCCGAGGCCGCGCGGGCGGAGGGCGTGACCAAAACGGCGCTCATCACGGTGGGCGGCTTTCTGGGCGACCATTACGACCGCTCCAAGCTGTACGACCCCGCGTTCACCACGGGTTACCGGAAGGCGGAAGCATGA
- the hemB gene encoding porphobilinogen synthase, giving the protein MFNDTIRPRRLRASDSLRRMARETRLSPDSLIWPIFVREGTHIYEEIPSLPGQYHYSPDELGRAVERARAHGVSRLILFGLPEEKDEIGSGAWAENGIVQQGLRALRALDPSLYLITDVCMCEYTSHGHCGILCGHDVDNDQTTERLAQIAVSHVRAGADMVAPSDMMDGRVAAIRRALDENGFVNTPIMSYAAKYASFFYGPFRDAAGSAPSFGDRRSYQMDWHNGREAMRECALDVQEGADILMIKPAMSYLDLVYQCKQRFELPVAAYSVSGEYAMIKAAAKAGLIDEYGVMCESAVGMFRAGADILITYFAPELADAMRKGDIG; this is encoded by the coding sequence ATGTTTAACGATACGATCCGCCCGCGCCGCCTGCGCGCTTCGGACAGCCTGCGGCGCATGGCGCGCGAAACGCGCCTGTCGCCGGACAGCCTGATCTGGCCCATCTTCGTGCGCGAAGGCACGCATATCTATGAGGAGATCCCCTCGCTGCCCGGCCAGTATCACTATTCGCCGGACGAATTGGGGCGCGCGGTCGAGCGAGCGCGCGCGCACGGCGTTTCTCGCCTGATCCTGTTCGGCCTGCCCGAAGAGAAGGACGAGATCGGTTCGGGCGCGTGGGCCGAAAACGGGATTGTGCAGCAGGGCCTGCGCGCACTGCGCGCGCTCGATCCCTCGCTCTACCTCATCACCGATGTGTGCATGTGCGAATACACCTCGCACGGCCACTGCGGCATCCTGTGCGGGCACGACGTGGACAACGATCAAACGACCGAGCGGCTGGCGCAGATCGCGGTCAGCCATGTGCGGGCGGGCGCGGACATGGTCGCCCCCTCGGATATGATGGACGGCCGCGTGGCCGCCATCCGCCGCGCGCTCGATGAAAACGGCTTTGTAAACACGCCCATCATGTCCTACGCGGCCAAGTACGCTTCGTTTTTCTACGGCCCGTTCCGCGACGCGGCGGGCTCGGCCCCGTCCTTTGGCGACCGCCGCTCCTACCAAATGGACTGGCACAATGGCCGCGAGGCTATGCGCGAGTGCGCGCTCGACGTGCAGGAGGGCGCGGATATCCTGATGATCAAGCCCGCCATGTCCTATCTCGATCTGGTCTATCAGTGCAAACAGCGGTTTGAACTGCCGGTCGCGGCCTATTCGGTATCGGGCGAGTACGCCATGATCAAGGCGGCGGCAAAGGCCGGTCTCATCGACGAGTACGGCGTGATGTGCGAATCGGCCGTCGGCATGTTCCGCGCGGGCGCGGATATTTTGATCACTTACTTTGCTCCCGAACTGGCGGACGCGATGCGGAAAGGGGATATCGGCTGA
- the cobK gene encoding precorrin-6A reductase codes for MSVFVFAGTSEGRALLKFLSVRGVCATAFVATEYGEQALEPMPGVTVRAGRLSQPEMERVLAVGAVCIDATHPYASEVSRLLEAACANTGAEYLRLVRPALTRQGADTVPDTESAVRWLNDHPGRVLLTTGSKELAAYTAVKGFAERIYPRVLPTAAVIEACVALGFPPAHLIAMQGPFSRELNAALLRQVGAEILVTKDTGRAGGFAEKLNAARDAGARVLVVSRPREEAGRTLSEMRDYLTARLGLAKALPEAPRFPLFVSLAGRLCVIFGAGKIAARRASVLRRFGAEVRVIAPESPAGLALYAARGYEPGDLTGAFLAVAATSDRAVNARVAADCRAAGVPCSVADRAGESTFFFPAICEGNGLVAGVVSDGAHHEKTALMAKRIRAVLEETDEND; via the coding sequence ATGAGCGTTTTTGTTTTTGCGGGCACGAGCGAGGGGCGCGCGCTGCTGAAATTCCTTTCCGTGCGCGGCGTTTGCGCCACGGCCTTCGTGGCGACGGAGTACGGCGAGCAGGCGCTCGAACCCATGCCCGGCGTTACCGTGCGCGCGGGCAGGCTTTCGCAGCCGGAAATGGAGCGGGTGCTCGCGGTGGGCGCCGTCTGTATCGACGCGACGCACCCCTACGCGAGCGAGGTCAGCCGCCTGCTCGAAGCGGCGTGCGCGAATACGGGCGCGGAATATTTGCGCCTTGTCCGTCCCGCGCTTACGCGGCAAGGGGCCGATACCGTGCCCGATACCGAAAGCGCCGTTCGCTGGCTGAACGACCACCCCGGCCGCGTGCTGCTGACGACGGGCAGCAAGGAGCTTGCCGCCTACACGGCGGTAAAGGGCTTTGCGGAGCGGATATATCCGCGCGTGCTGCCCACGGCGGCGGTGATCGAAGCGTGCGTGGCGCTGGGCTTTCCGCCCGCGCATCTCATTGCCATGCAGGGCCCGTTTTCGCGGGAACTGAACGCCGCCTTGCTGCGGCAGGTCGGCGCGGAGATTCTTGTTACCAAGGATACGGGCCGCGCGGGCGGCTTTGCGGAAAAACTTAACGCCGCGCGGGACGCGGGCGCGCGGGTGCTGGTCGTTTCCCGTCCGCGGGAGGAAGCGGGCCGCACCCTTTCGGAGATGCGGGACTATTTGACCGCGCGCCTTGGTCTCGCCAAGGCATTGCCGGAAGCGCCGCGCTTTCCGCTATTTGTTTCGCTCGCGGGGCGGCTGTGCGTGATCTTCGGCGCGGGGAAAATAGCGGCGCGCCGCGCTTCTGTCCTTCGGCGCTTTGGGGCGGAAGTGCGCGTGATCGCGCCCGAAAGCCCCGCGGGGCTTGCCCTTTACGCGGCGCGCGGGTACGAGCCGGGCGATCTGACGGGCGCGTTTCTCGCGGTCGCGGCGACAAGCGACCGGGCGGTGAACGCCCGCGTCGCGGCGGACTGCCGGGCCGCGGGCGTGCCGTGCAGCGTGGCCGACCGCGCCGGGGAATCCACCTTCTTTTTCCCGGCCATCTGCGAGGGGAACGGCCTTGTCGCGGGCGTGGTGTCGGACGGCGCGCACCACGAAAAGACCGCCCTCATGGCAAAGCGCATCCGCGCCGTATTGGAGGAAACCGATGAAAACGATTAA
- the cbiT gene encoding precorrin-6Y C5,15-methyltransferase (decarboxylating) subunit CbiT — translation MWAFFSAAPRLRQALLPHGAVTLFCGLSSMQVFCAKLGIAYEDAFAVSLHGRRGSLLGPVSYHEKVFALTGGENRADALCAGLAEAGLGRLTAHLGENLGAADERVTTGTAASLAGAGCGDLAVLLVENPAAADASAPIRDAMLTRGKAPMTKEEVRWVALAKLAVRPRDTVWDVGAGTGAMTLELARRAHLGLTYAVERNPEALALLRENRVKLGGYNVLPVPGLAPEALHALPAPDCVFVGGSGGALAGILRAAREKNPKVRVAVTAVSLETVGEALGALREAGFANIETVQLAAARGQTAGSHTLMRANNPVYLFTGGGAHGE, via the coding sequence ATGTGGGCTTTTTTCAGCGCCGCGCCCCGGCTGCGGCAGGCGCTGCTGCCGCACGGCGCGGTAACGCTCTTTTGCGGCCTATCCAGCATGCAGGTGTTTTGCGCGAAGCTCGGCATCGCGTACGAGGATGCGTTCGCCGTCAGCCTGCACGGGCGGCGCGGCAGCCTGCTCGGCCCTGTCAGCTATCATGAAAAGGTGTTCGCGCTCACCGGCGGGGAAAACCGCGCGGACGCGCTGTGCGCGGGGCTGGCCGAAGCCGGGCTGGGGCGCCTGACGGCGCACCTTGGCGAAAACCTCGGCGCGGCGGACGAGCGCGTTACCACGGGCACGGCCGCGTCGCTCGCGGGCGCGGGCTGCGGCGACCTTGCCGTGCTGCTCGTGGAAAACCCGGCGGCGGCGGACGCTTCCGCGCCCATCCGCGATGCCATGCTCACGCGCGGCAAGGCGCCCATGACCAAAGAAGAGGTGCGCTGGGTCGCGCTCGCCAAGCTCGCGGTGCGGCCGCGCGATACCGTGTGGGATGTGGGCGCGGGCACGGGCGCGATGACGCTGGAGCTGGCCCGCCGCGCGCACTTGGGCCTGACCTACGCGGTCGAACGAAACCCCGAAGCGCTGGCGCTGCTGCGGGAAAACCGCGTAAAGCTCGGCGGATACAATGTTCTGCCTGTGCCGGGCCTTGCGCCGGAAGCGCTGCACGCGCTGCCCGCGCCGGACTGCGTGTTCGTCGGCGGCAGCGGCGGGGCGCTCGCCGGGATTTTGCGCGCGGCGCGGGAAAAGAACCCCAAGGTGCGCGTCGCGGTCACGGCGGTTTCGCTGGAAACCGTGGGCGAAGCGCTGGGCGCGCTGAGGGAAGCGGGCTTTGCTAATATCGAAACGGTGCAGCTTGCGGCGGCGCGCGGGCAGACCGCGGGCAGCCACACGCTGATGCGGGCGAACAACCCGGTCTATCTGTTTACAGGGGGCGGCGCGCATGGCGAATGA
- the hemL gene encoding glutamate-1-semialdehyde 2,1-aminomutase, whose product MTNSEQLFERAKQVLPGGVNSPVRAFRAVGGKPRFIEKALGSHVLDADGLEYIDYVGSWGPMVLGHSHPDILAAVHERMLSGLSFGAPTALEVEMAERMVDMVPHIEMVRMVNSGTEAVMSAVRLARGATGRDKLIKFDGCYHGHSDAMLVGAGSGALTQGVPDSKGVTGGAARDTLLAQYNDLDSARALFDANPGAVAAVIVEPVAANMGVVPPKPGFLEGLRTLCDQHGALLIFDEVITGFRLAKGGAQEYFGVRADLTTFGKIIGGGMPVGAYAGPRELMEQVAPCGPVYQAGTLSGNPVAMAAGIKQLEILNEHPDCYEVMETSALYLANHLRESAQKFGVPMQVNQVGSLLCAYFTAEPVDCFAAARRADTAQYAAYFNGMLARGVYLAPSQFEAMFVSSAHTVSDLAFTVKAADETLAEMQ is encoded by the coding sequence ATGACAAACTCGGAACAGCTTTTTGAACGCGCCAAGCAGGTGCTGCCCGGCGGCGTCAATTCGCCGGTGCGCGCGTTCCGCGCGGTGGGCGGCAAGCCGCGCTTCATCGAAAAGGCCCTCGGCAGCCATGTTTTGGACGCGGACGGGCTGGAATACATCGATTACGTCGGCTCTTGGGGGCCGATGGTGCTGGGCCACAGCCACCCGGATATTCTCGCGGCCGTGCACGAGCGCATGCTCTCCGGCCTGTCCTTCGGCGCGCCGACGGCGCTTGAGGTCGAAATGGCCGAGCGCATGGTGGATATGGTGCCGCATATCGAAATGGTGCGCATGGTCAATTCCGGCACCGAGGCCGTGATGAGCGCCGTGCGTCTGGCGCGCGGCGCGACCGGACGGGACAAGCTCATCAAGTTCGACGGCTGCTACCACGGCCATTCGGACGCGATGCTGGTCGGCGCGGGCTCGGGCGCGCTCACGCAGGGCGTGCCGGATTCCAAGGGTGTGACGGGCGGCGCGGCGCGGGACACGCTGCTCGCGCAGTATAACGATCTGGATTCTGCCCGCGCTTTGTTTGACGCCAACCCCGGGGCGGTCGCCGCCGTCATCGTCGAGCCGGTCGCGGCCAACATGGGCGTGGTGCCGCCGAAGCCGGGCTTTCTAGAAGGGCTGCGCACGCTCTGCGACCAACACGGCGCGCTTTTGATCTTTGACGAGGTGATCACCGGCTTCCGGCTGGCAAAGGGCGGCGCGCAGGAGTATTTCGGCGTCAGAGCCGATCTTACTACCTTTGGCAAAATCATCGGCGGCGGCATGCCGGTCGGCGCGTACGCGGGCCCGCGTGAGCTGATGGAGCAGGTCGCGCCCTGCGGGCCGGTCTATCAGGCGGGCACGCTGTCGGGCAACCCGGTCGCCATGGCGGCGGGAATCAAGCAGCTGGAAATCTTAAACGAGCATCCGGACTGCTACGAGGTCATGGAGACCTCGGCCCTGTATTTGGCGAACCACCTGCGCGAAAGCGCCCAAAAGTTTGGCGTGCCCATGCAGGTCAATCAAGTCGGTTCTTTGCTTTGCGCCTACTTTACGGCGGAGCCGGTCGATTGCTTCGCGGCGGCGCGGCGCGCGGATACGGCCCAATACGCCGCGTACTTTAACGGCATGCTGGCGCGCGGGGTCTATCTCGCGCCCAGCCAGTTTGAGGCGATGTTTGTTTCGAGCGCGCACACGGTCAGTGATTTGGCGTTTACCGTAAAGGCGGCGGACGAAACGCTGGCCGAGATGCAGTAA